In Sporosarcina luteola, a single window of DNA contains:
- the rocF gene encoding arginase, with the protein MKKMNISLIGVPLDYGQSRRGVDMGPSAIRYAGVVNRLETIGHTLKDEGDVQVSAVERKDQEVAKLKNLEEVVQATGELANRVAKVVEKGNFPLVLGGDHSIAIGTIAGLTSKYKNLGVIWYDAHVDMNTIETSPSGNIHGMPLAVLMGRGHERLVNIYQEGQKVKPENIVIIGARSVDPGERNLIRDLGIKVFTMHEIDRDGMTTVMKEAIAYLQEKNVDGVHLSLDLDGLDPLYTPGVGTPVAGGISYRESHLAMEMLEDAGIITSAEFVEVNPILDERNKTADVAVGLMGSLLGEKLL; encoded by the coding sequence ATGAAAAAAATGAATATATCATTAATAGGGGTTCCACTAGATTACGGACAAAGCCGTAGAGGCGTGGACATGGGCCCGAGCGCCATCCGTTATGCCGGCGTGGTAAACAGATTGGAAACGATCGGCCATACGCTGAAGGATGAGGGAGATGTCCAAGTAAGTGCAGTTGAACGTAAAGATCAGGAAGTTGCGAAATTAAAAAACTTGGAGGAAGTTGTTCAAGCGACTGGTGAACTTGCGAACCGAGTAGCTAAAGTCGTAGAGAAAGGGAACTTTCCTCTTGTACTCGGAGGCGATCATAGTATTGCCATCGGAACAATTGCAGGTTTAACATCAAAATATAAAAACTTAGGCGTCATCTGGTATGACGCACATGTTGACATGAATACGATTGAAACGTCACCATCAGGCAATATCCATGGGATGCCGCTTGCGGTCCTTATGGGGCGTGGCCACGAGAGATTAGTGAATATTTATCAAGAAGGGCAGAAAGTGAAGCCCGAAAATATTGTCATCATCGGTGCGCGTTCAGTCGATCCCGGAGAGCGTAATCTCATTAGGGATCTAGGTATTAAAGTGTTCACGATGCATGAAATTGACCGGGATGGCATGACTACGGTCATGAAAGAAGCGATTGCTTATTTGCAGGAAAAGAACGTTGACGGGGTTCACCTATCATTGGATTTGGATGGCCTTGATCCGCTTTACACTCCTGGAGTGGGGACACCGGTGGCGGGCGGAATAAGCTATCGTGAAAGCCATCTCGCAATGGAAATGCTTGAGGATGCGGGCATAATCACATCAGCTGAATTCGTCGAAGTAAATCCAATACTCGATGAGAGAAACAAAACCGCGGATGTCGCGGTCGGATTGATGGGATCTTTGTTAGGGGAAAAATTACTCTAA
- a CDS encoding KinB-signaling pathway activation protein: MTIRNWVKFFFTALIIGGVVTGILGLIVRWEFFSQYLSAGEYIEFLSALLWMIFLGFTMSVVAQMGFFAYLTVHQFGVNLFKTLTLWNWVQLLIIAVVIFDLVFFRFKLTAGETGRTVLYLTLLFSLLAVSIVTAYFKAKWTKKHTLISALFFMIVITTLEWLPALMVRSGNIDSWVTILLFPLLAVNAYQLLMLPKYNRQSDEDKARLDARKQARKTAKAK, encoded by the coding sequence GTGACCATACGAAATTGGGTTAAATTCTTTTTTACTGCATTGATAATTGGAGGAGTTGTCACGGGCATCCTAGGATTGATCGTCCGTTGGGAATTCTTTTCACAATATTTATCTGCCGGAGAATATATAGAGTTTCTTAGCGCTTTATTATGGATGATCTTTCTCGGGTTCACTATGAGTGTCGTTGCACAAATGGGTTTTTTCGCCTATTTAACTGTGCATCAATTCGGCGTGAACTTATTTAAGACATTGACATTATGGAACTGGGTGCAGCTGCTGATCATCGCGGTTGTCATCTTTGACCTCGTGTTTTTCAGATTTAAATTAACGGCAGGGGAAACAGGGCGGACGGTACTCTATTTGACATTGCTGTTTTCCTTACTTGCAGTGTCCATCGTCACAGCGTATTTTAAAGCGAAATGGACAAAAAAGCACACACTCATTTCAGCATTGTTTTTCATGATTGTCATTACGACACTTGAATGGCTGCCAGCTTTGATGGTCCGGTCGGGCAATATTGATTCATGGGTGACAATTTTATTATTCCCACTTCTCGCGGTAAATGCCTACCAGCTTCTTATGCTGCCGAAGTATAACCGTCAATCCGATGAGGATAAAGCGAGACTTGACGCACGTAAACAAGCGCGTAAAACGGCAAAAGCGAAATGA
- the gerD gene encoding spore germination lipoprotein GerD, whose amino-acid sequence MMKKWVHLLVLAILLSGCSMQQQGPNYDEMKKMMTDALQTDDGKKAVRKMLSDPEFRELMVLEQPEVKKSIEDTLLSKKGEDFWKQAFEDPKFTEKIAKSMKDQQQDIMSKLINDSSFQKEMVEFFGQPDMQKQMETILQSTDMKKQMEKSIEETINSPLLKAKWQELILKAGEVAPTEKGGGGESGGGGGEGGGGEGGGGGGGK is encoded by the coding sequence ATGATGAAAAAATGGGTTCATTTACTTGTACTGGCCATACTCTTATCGGGCTGCAGCATGCAACAGCAAGGACCGAACTACGATGAAATGAAGAAGATGATGACGGATGCCTTGCAAACGGATGATGGAAAAAAAGCTGTCCGGAAAATGCTTTCCGACCCCGAGTTCAGGGAATTGATGGTGCTGGAGCAGCCGGAAGTGAAGAAATCCATCGAGGATACGTTATTGTCTAAAAAAGGCGAGGATTTTTGGAAACAAGCATTTGAAGACCCGAAATTCACCGAAAAAATTGCAAAAAGCATGAAAGATCAGCAGCAGGATATCATGTCGAAGTTAATTAACGACTCTTCTTTTCAAAAAGAAATGGTGGAGTTTTTCGGCCAGCCAGATATGCAAAAGCAGATGGAAACCATATTGCAATCAACGGATATGAAAAAACAGATGGAGAAATCTATTGAGGAAACGATTAACAGTCCATTGCTCAAAGCAAAATGGCAGGAACTGATCCTTAAAGCTGGTGAAGTAGCGCCAACCGAGAAGGGCGGCGGCGGTGAATCCGGTGGCGGTGGCGGTGAGGGTGGCGGTGGTGAAGGTGGCGGCGGTGGCGGTGGAAAATGA
- a CDS encoding Mrp/NBP35 family ATP-binding protein, protein MINEQIIRDVVGELKDPFLHKTLAETDGIVSISVKPEKKHVSVKLAIAKVNTAEQMNLQTKVVEVIKAAGADSVGIRFEELPPETLEKFRGTATEAEAQDLLSPLNDIEFISIASGKGGVGKSTVSVNLAVALARLGKKVGLIDADIYGFSVPDMMGITELPVIREDRIIPVERFGVKVISMGFFVEDNAPVVWRGPMLGKVLDQFFRDVDWGPLDYLILDLPPGTGDVALDIHQMIPSSKEIVVTTPHPTAAFVAARAGAMALQTDHTLLGVIENMAWFESKLSNEKEYVFGQGGGTRLAEELRTELLGQIPLGQPDWNETDFAPSVYAEHHPIGQTYTEIAKAVIDKTNK, encoded by the coding sequence TTGATAAACGAACAAATTATCCGTGATGTTGTAGGCGAGTTGAAGGATCCGTTTTTACATAAAACACTTGCGGAAACAGATGGAATTGTCAGCATATCGGTTAAACCGGAGAAGAAGCATGTCAGTGTAAAATTGGCCATCGCTAAAGTCAACACGGCGGAGCAAATGAACTTGCAGACGAAAGTGGTTGAAGTGATAAAGGCGGCCGGGGCGGATTCAGTCGGAATCCGATTTGAGGAGCTTCCGCCCGAGACGCTTGAAAAGTTCCGTGGCACTGCGACGGAGGCGGAAGCACAGGACCTGCTGTCACCGTTAAATGATATTGAATTCATTTCGATTGCATCCGGGAAAGGCGGAGTCGGTAAGTCGACCGTTTCCGTGAACTTGGCGGTTGCGCTCGCTCGTCTCGGGAAAAAGGTCGGATTGATCGATGCGGATATTTACGGATTCAGTGTGCCGGATATGATGGGCATTACCGAATTGCCGGTAATCCGTGAAGACCGAATTATTCCGGTGGAGCGTTTTGGCGTGAAAGTAATTTCCATGGGGTTCTTTGTAGAAGATAACGCTCCGGTCGTATGGCGCGGACCGATGCTCGGGAAAGTGCTAGATCAGTTCTTCCGGGATGTGGACTGGGGTCCCTTGGATTACCTCATCTTGGATTTGCCACCTGGAACAGGAGACGTTGCGCTTGATATCCATCAAATGATTCCTTCCTCCAAAGAAATTGTTGTTACTACGCCTCATCCAACTGCTGCATTCGTAGCAGCGCGTGCAGGTGCAATGGCGCTCCAAACGGATCATACGTTACTAGGTGTCATTGAAAACATGGCATGGTTTGAATCGAAGCTGTCTAACGAAAAGGAATATGTCTTCGGACAAGGGGGAGGCACGCGGTTGGCGGAGGAATTACGCACCGAGCTTTTAGGTCAAATCCCACTTGGGCAGCCCGATTGGAATGAAACAGATTTCGCGCCTTCCGTTTATGCGGAGCATCATCCGATTGGTCAAACATACACAGAAATTGCAAAGGCAGTTATCGACAAAACAAATAAATAA
- a CDS encoding N-acetylmuramoyl-L-alanine amidase, whose product MKRWLIIGLLFASSLLVVLYGVNASDRGFFMPEQLGGMKILIDPGHGGLDGGASVGEVVERDITLSIAHELKKRLEKKGAMVVMTREKEGDAIAEHAPSDKFGTIRQRKMADLKLRESIAIDEEPDIFLSVHVNAIPEQRWRGSQVFYHAEGHPGGELLAKSIQGSFVTNLQNTEREAMAIKGVYLLKKVPMPSVLIETGFISNPEERALLMDPAYRGKVADAIVEGIIQFQLSEKQ is encoded by the coding sequence TTGAAACGATGGCTTATCATCGGGTTATTATTTGCGAGTTCCCTTCTTGTAGTGCTTTACGGTGTGAATGCCTCGGACAGAGGATTCTTCATGCCTGAACAGCTTGGGGGAATGAAGATTCTCATTGATCCTGGGCACGGTGGATTGGATGGGGGAGCGTCAGTTGGAGAAGTAGTAGAGAGGGATATTACCTTAAGCATTGCACATGAGTTGAAGAAAAGGCTTGAAAAGAAGGGTGCAATGGTTGTCATGACCCGTGAGAAGGAAGGAGACGCCATTGCGGAACATGCACCAAGTGATAAGTTTGGAACGATTCGGCAAAGGAAGATGGCTGATTTGAAACTGCGTGAAAGTATCGCTATCGACGAGGAACCCGACATCTTCCTCAGTGTCCACGTGAATGCAATTCCAGAACAAAGATGGCGGGGCTCTCAAGTATTTTATCATGCGGAAGGACATCCCGGAGGCGAGCTGTTAGCCAAGTCAATTCAAGGGTCTTTCGTAACGAATCTACAAAACACCGAGCGAGAAGCCATGGCGATTAAAGGGGTTTATTTATTGAAAAAGGTTCCAATGCCTTCAGTACTTATAGAAACCGGCTTCATCTCCAATCCTGAAGAACGGGCATTGTTGATGGATCCTGCGTACCGGGGGAAAGTGGCAGATGCGATTGTGGAAGGAATTATTCAATTTCAACTATCGGAAAAACAATGA
- a CDS encoding rhodanese-like domain-containing protein translates to MKEMTTTELQKQLENGETVNMIDVREEDEVEQGMIPGAIHIPLGEVPERLEELEKAAPYVLICRSGGRSGRAAEFLEAKGYDVTNMVGGMLDWQGDVE, encoded by the coding sequence ATGAAGGAAATGACTACAACTGAACTCCAGAAGCAGTTGGAAAACGGTGAAACAGTTAATATGATTGATGTCCGGGAAGAAGATGAAGTTGAACAAGGTATGATTCCAGGTGCAATCCATATTCCATTAGGGGAAGTTCCGGAGCGTTTGGAAGAGCTCGAAAAGGCTGCACCATATGTGCTCATTTGCCGGTCGGGCGGGCGCAGTGGGCGTGCAGCAGAGTTCTTAGAGGCAAAAGGATATGACGTGACCAATATGGTCGGCGGCATGCTGGACTGGCAAGGGGACGTTGAATAA
- a CDS encoding NupC/NupG family nucleoside CNT transporter, with protein MQYIWGIGGIIGILAIAWCLSTARKSINPRTVFGALAIQIIFGFMVLKWEFGRKILEYISGIVQKVIDSSNEGIQFLFGGVLGAEGAGFTFAFQVLPIIIFFASLVSVLYYLGIMQFLTKILGGLLAKALKTSETESMSAAANIFLGPTEAPLVVKPYIEKMTRSELFAVMVGGLACVSGAVLGGYAMLGVPIEYLLAAAFMGAPAGLLFAKIIVPQTVQLNETEDVQMVKDTESKNVIDAASRGAMDGLKIAVGVGAMLIAFISLIYLINLITGAIGGFFGFESLTLEKILGYLFFPIAFLIGVPWEEALQAGSFIGQKFILNEFVAYTSFASEIANLSPKSVAMISFALCGFANLSALAMLIGGLGGMAPSRRQDIAEMGLRAIIAATLANLTSAAIAGMLI; from the coding sequence ATGCAATACATCTGGGGAATTGGCGGCATCATTGGGATATTAGCGATTGCATGGTGCCTATCAACAGCAAGAAAGTCCATTAATCCGAGAACTGTTTTTGGGGCTTTGGCCATCCAAATTATTTTCGGATTTATGGTGTTAAAATGGGAGTTCGGAAGAAAAATCTTGGAATACATTTCTGGAATTGTCCAAAAAGTAATCGACTCCTCCAATGAAGGAATTCAATTCTTATTTGGAGGAGTACTAGGGGCAGAAGGTGCAGGCTTCACCTTTGCATTTCAAGTGTTGCCCATTATCATTTTCTTTGCTTCCTTAGTATCGGTACTTTATTATTTAGGAATTATGCAATTCTTGACGAAAATCCTTGGTGGCCTTTTGGCGAAGGCCCTCAAGACGAGTGAAACCGAATCGATGTCGGCTGCTGCCAATATTTTTCTCGGACCGACGGAAGCCCCATTAGTCGTAAAACCTTATATTGAAAAAATGACTAGATCAGAGTTGTTTGCGGTAATGGTAGGAGGCCTGGCCTGCGTGTCAGGTGCCGTGTTAGGCGGTTACGCCATGTTAGGGGTTCCTATCGAATATTTGTTGGCGGCAGCTTTCATGGGTGCTCCGGCTGGATTATTATTTGCGAAAATCATCGTTCCTCAAACGGTACAGTTGAACGAAACAGAAGATGTTCAAATGGTAAAAGACACAGAATCCAAAAACGTCATCGATGCGGCTTCACGCGGGGCGATGGATGGATTGAAAATAGCGGTTGGTGTAGGTGCGATGTTAATCGCGTTTATCTCTCTCATTTACTTGATTAACCTAATCACCGGAGCAATTGGCGGGTTCTTTGGATTTGAATCGTTAACGCTTGAAAAAATATTAGGGTATCTTTTCTTCCCAATCGCCTTCCTCATTGGTGTTCCTTGGGAGGAAGCATTGCAAGCCGGTTCATTTATCGGACAAAAATTCATACTGAACGAATTCGTTGCCTATACTTCTTTTGCATCTGAAATAGCGAATCTGTCACCTAAGAGCGTCGCGATGATCAGCTTTGCACTATGCGGCTTCGCAAATCTTTCAGCGCTTGCTATGTTAATTGGCGGTTTAGGTGGAATGGCCCCTTCAAGAAGACAAGACATCGCGGAGATGGGATTACGTGCAATCATCGCTGCGACACTAGCCAATCTCACGAGTGCAGCTATTGCGGGGATGTTAATTTAA
- a CDS encoding nucleoside hydrolase → MTKKPIYFNHDGGVDDLISLFLLLRMDNVELTGVSVIPADCYLEPAVYASRKIIDRFGNGVSLDVAESNSRGKNPFPKDWRMHAFLVDALPILNESGKVVTPVAEKPAHLHMIDAIRNTSEKTTLLFTGPLTDLARALDVAPDIEEKIERLVFMGGTFREDGNVHEPEHDGTAEWNVFWDPEAAARVWETNIEIDLVALESTNQVPLTLDVRERWARERNYIGVDFLGQCYAMVPPLVHFKTNSTYYLWDVLTTAFLGKTDLVKVKSVNSIVIPDGPSQGRTVETPDGRPVNVVYDVNRDAFFDYITELAKQVSGENSK, encoded by the coding sequence ATGACGAAAAAACCTATTTATTTCAACCACGACGGTGGAGTCGACGACCTTATATCTTTATTCTTATTGCTTCGAATGGATAATGTCGAACTGACAGGCGTATCTGTCATTCCGGCGGATTGTTATTTAGAGCCGGCTGTTTATGCAAGTCGGAAAATAATCGACCGCTTCGGGAATGGTGTTAGCCTCGATGTAGCAGAATCGAACTCTCGCGGGAAAAATCCTTTTCCGAAAGACTGGAGGATGCATGCATTTCTTGTAGATGCACTGCCAATTCTAAATGAATCTGGGAAAGTTGTTACGCCCGTGGCGGAGAAGCCGGCACATCTTCATATGATCGATGCGATTCGGAATACTTCAGAAAAGACCACTTTATTATTTACAGGCCCACTTACTGACCTCGCTCGTGCATTGGACGTAGCGCCGGATATTGAAGAGAAAATCGAAAGACTTGTTTTCATGGGTGGCACTTTCCGTGAAGATGGGAATGTTCATGAGCCAGAACATGATGGTACAGCTGAGTGGAATGTGTTTTGGGATCCGGAAGCAGCGGCTCGCGTATGGGAAACAAACATCGAAATAGATTTAGTCGCGCTTGAAAGTACAAACCAGGTGCCACTAACTTTGGATGTGCGTGAACGTTGGGCAAGGGAACGCAACTATATCGGGGTCGACTTTCTCGGTCAATGTTATGCAATGGTTCCGCCGCTCGTCCACTTTAAAACAAATTCCACGTACTATTTATGGGATGTGTTAACAACAGCATTTCTTGGAAAAACAGATCTTGTTAAAGTAAAATCGGTCAATAGTATTGTCATTCCGGATGGACCAAGTCAGGGTCGGACAGTGGAAACACCTGACGGACGCCCAGTAAATGTTGTTTATGATGTGAATCGAGACGCATTCTTCGATTACATTACGGAATTGGCAAAGCAGGTGAGTGGAGAAAACTCCAAATAA
- the rpsI gene encoding 30S ribosomal protein S9, translating to MAQVQYIGTGRRKSSVARVRLVPGEGKIVVNNRDVEDYVPFETLREVIKQPLVATETLGSYDIHVNVHGGGYTGQAGAIRHGVARALLTVDPDFRGTLKSAGLLTRDSRMKERKKYGLKGARRAPQFSKR from the coding sequence TTGGCACAAGTACAATATATCGGCACTGGCCGTCGTAAAAGCTCAGTAGCTCGTGTACGTCTCGTACCTGGTGAAGGCAAAATTGTCGTCAACAACCGTGACGTAGAAGACTACGTACCATTCGAAACACTTCGTGAAGTGATCAAACAACCACTTGTAGCTACTGAAACACTTGGCAGCTATGACATCCATGTAAACGTCCACGGCGGCGGTTACACAGGTCAAGCAGGCGCAATCCGCCACGGCGTAGCACGCGCTCTACTTACTGTAGACCCTGACTTCCGCGGTACTTTGAAATCTGCTGGTTTGCTTACACGTGACTCACGCATGAAAGAACGTAAAAAATACGGTCTTAAAGGCGCGCGTCGTGCACCTCAGTTCTCAAAACGTTAA
- the rplM gene encoding 50S ribosomal protein L13, with protein sequence MRTTFMAKGHEVERKWLVVDAEGQTLGRLASEVASILRGKNKPTFTPHVDTGDHVIIINAEKIHLTGNKLKDKIYYRHSGYTGNLKQRTALEMRTNYPTKMLELAIKGMLPKGPLGRQTFKKLHVYAGPEHPHTAQKPEAYELRG encoded by the coding sequence ATGCGTACAACATTCATGGCTAAAGGTCACGAAGTAGAGCGTAAATGGCTCGTTGTCGACGCTGAAGGACAGACGCTTGGTCGTCTAGCTTCTGAAGTTGCATCAATTTTGCGCGGCAAAAACAAACCTACGTTCACACCACACGTTGACACTGGCGATCACGTTATCATCATCAACGCTGAGAAAATCCATTTGACTGGGAATAAATTAAAAGATAAAATCTACTATCGCCACTCTGGCTATACTGGTAATCTTAAACAACGTACTGCGCTTGAAATGCGTACGAACTATCCAACTAAAATGTTGGAACTTGCGATTAAAGGGATGCTTCCAAAAGGCCCACTTGGTCGTCAAACATTCAAGAAACTTCATGTCTATGCTGGACCGGAACATCCACATACGGCACAAAAACCAGAAGCATACGAGCTTCGTGGATAA
- the truA gene encoding tRNA pseudouridine(38-40) synthase TruA, with translation MRRVKATVAYDGTDYAGYQFQPNMRTVQSVIDKALVKLHKDSSIHSVASGRTDAGVHAWGQVIHFDTPLELPLDRWQMALNVLLPKDVRIVKTEFVNDDFHARYSATGKTYMYKWSSSEVQSPFERNYAVHLGKWRPDVTRMREAAEYLIGTHDFTSFCSSKTATSNKVRTVRELTVAQQGEELIMTIEGDGFLYNMVRTIAGMLFAVGIGWNEPQDMKEILEAKDRKRAGKTAPAHGLYLMNVTY, from the coding sequence ATGAGACGTGTTAAAGCCACAGTAGCTTATGACGGTACAGACTACGCTGGATATCAGTTCCAACCGAATATGCGGACAGTGCAGTCCGTCATTGACAAGGCGCTTGTGAAGCTCCACAAAGACAGTTCCATCCACTCTGTCGCAAGTGGCAGAACGGACGCAGGTGTGCATGCATGGGGCCAAGTAATCCATTTTGACACACCACTAGAGCTGCCGCTTGATCGCTGGCAAATGGCGCTGAATGTTTTATTGCCTAAAGACGTACGGATCGTCAAAACGGAATTTGTAAATGACGATTTCCATGCGCGCTATTCGGCAACAGGTAAAACGTATATGTATAAATGGTCGTCCAGTGAAGTGCAGAGTCCCTTTGAACGCAATTATGCAGTCCATTTGGGGAAGTGGCGGCCGGATGTCACTAGGATGCGCGAGGCTGCCGAGTATTTAATTGGTACGCATGATTTCACGAGTTTCTGTTCGTCAAAGACTGCTACGTCGAACAAAGTGCGGACAGTCAGGGAATTGACGGTTGCACAACAGGGCGAAGAGCTGATCATGACGATTGAAGGCGACGGTTTTCTGTACAACATGGTACGGACAATTGCCGGTATGCTTTTTGCAGTCGGCATCGGTTGGAACGAGCCGCAAGACATGAAGGAAATCCTTGAGGCGAAGGACCGGAAAAGGGCTGGCAAAACGGCGCCAGCACACGGTTTGTACTTGATGAATGTCACGTACTAG
- a CDS encoding energy-coupling factor transporter transmembrane component T family protein: MLEKMIFGRYVPGNSFVHRLDPRSKLLFVFLFIVAVFLANNTATYALLLAFTLLVISIARIRLYFLFNGLKPILFLIIFTLLMHFIFTKEGALLIDWKFLKIYEEGVRQGIYISIRFLVLVLMTTILTLTTSPISITDGMETLLNPLKRIKLPVHELALMMSISLRFIPTLMDETDKILKAQLARGSDLTSGTVKERIRAVVPLLVPLFVSAFKRAEDLAIAMEVRGYRGGEGRTRYRQLNWQWRDTVVIILFLFLVAALIWLRGGN; encoded by the coding sequence ATGTTGGAGAAGATGATTTTCGGCCGATACGTGCCGGGAAATTCATTCGTCCATCGGCTGGATCCGAGATCGAAGCTGCTGTTCGTCTTCTTGTTCATCGTAGCGGTCTTTCTAGCTAACAATACGGCGACGTACGCTTTGCTATTGGCTTTCACATTGCTCGTCATTTCTATTGCGCGCATCCGGCTCTATTTCCTGTTCAACGGATTGAAGCCGATTCTCTTCCTAATCATATTCACATTGCTCATGCACTTCATTTTCACTAAAGAAGGTGCATTGCTGATCGATTGGAAGTTCCTCAAAATTTACGAAGAAGGCGTCAGGCAGGGGATTTACATTTCCATCCGCTTCCTCGTGCTTGTCTTGATGACAACCATATTAACGTTGACAACGTCCCCCATTTCCATCACGGACGGAATGGAGACGCTGTTGAATCCTTTAAAGCGTATTAAATTGCCTGTCCACGAGCTTGCATTAATGATGTCGATTTCCCTTCGCTTCATCCCTACATTGATGGATGAAACCGATAAGATATTAAAAGCGCAGCTCGCACGTGGTTCCGATTTGACGAGCGGGACTGTCAAAGAAAGGATCCGGGCGGTCGTTCCTCTTCTTGTCCCTCTTTTCGTCAGCGCGTTCAAACGGGCGGAGGACCTCGCAATCGCAATGGAAGTGAGAGGCTACCGCGGCGGAGAGGGCAGGACGAGGTACCGTCAATTGAATTGGCAATGGCGTGATACAGTGGTCATCATTCTCTTCCTCTTTTTAGTCGCCGCTCTTATTTGGCTAAGAGGAGGGAACTGA
- a CDS encoding energy-coupling factor ABC transporter ATP-binding protein — translation MDISLQQVGYSYAKGTPFEKRALYEVNASIRTGSYTAIIGHTGSGKSTLLLHLNGLLKPTEGVVRVGDVSITADTKAKELKKIRRHVGIVFQFPEHQLFEETVEKDIMFGPLNFGIPEEEARQRAHELIRLLGLPEDVAQKSPFDLSGGQMRRVAIAGVLAFKPSVLILDEPTAGLDPRGRKEIMELFTKLHKEEGLTTILVTHSMEDAARYADQVLVMHEGRSVMAGAPEEVFGDVDRLKSFRLGLPRSVAFQHKVEKLFGKRFGTLALTEEQLAKTIAEALKEEGER, via the coding sequence ATGGACATCTCACTTCAACAAGTAGGCTATTCGTATGCAAAAGGCACGCCTTTTGAAAAACGGGCCCTTTACGAGGTGAATGCTTCGATACGGACAGGATCGTACACGGCGATCATCGGACATACAGGATCAGGCAAATCGACGTTGCTTCTCCATTTAAACGGTTTATTGAAACCGACTGAAGGTGTAGTGCGTGTCGGAGATGTTAGCATCACCGCTGACACGAAGGCGAAAGAGCTGAAAAAGATCCGTCGGCACGTCGGCATCGTGTTCCAATTTCCTGAACATCAGCTCTTTGAGGAAACAGTGGAAAAGGATATCATGTTCGGTCCGCTGAATTTCGGGATCCCCGAAGAAGAGGCTAGGCAGCGTGCCCATGAATTGATCCGACTGTTGGGATTGCCTGAAGACGTTGCACAGAAGTCGCCGTTCGATTTATCGGGGGGACAGATGCGACGTGTGGCGATTGCCGGCGTCCTTGCATTCAAGCCGTCAGTCCTCATTTTGGACGAACCGACGGCCGGACTCGATCCGCGTGGACGGAAAGAAATTATGGAGCTGTTTACCAAATTGCATAAAGAGGAAGGCTTGACGACCATCCTCGTCACTCACAGCATGGAGGATGCCGCTAGATACGCGGATCAGGTCCTCGTCATGCATGAGGGGCGTTCTGTTATGGCTGGAGCGCCTGAGGAAGTGTTCGGGGATGTTGACCGACTAAAGTCTTTCCGGCTCGGCTTGCCGCGTTCTGTGGCGTTTCAGCATAAAGTGGAGAAGCTATTTGGCAAGCGATTTGGAACGCTGGCACTGACGGAAGAGCAGCTTGCTAAGACAATTGCAGAAGCTCTGAAGGAAGAAGGTGAGCGATAA